In a genomic window of Piliocolobus tephrosceles isolate RC106 chromosome 1, ASM277652v3, whole genome shotgun sequence:
- the SRP9 gene encoding signal recognition particle 9 kDa protein, with protein sequence MPQYQTWEEFSRAAEKLYLADPMKARVVLKYRHSDGNLCVKVTDDLVCLVYKTEQAQDVKKIEKFHSQLMRLMVAKESRNVTMETE encoded by the exons ATGCCGCAGTACCAGACCTGGGAGGAGTTTAGCCGCGCTGCCGAGAAACTTTACCTCGCTGATCCTATGAAG gCACGTGTGGTTCTCAAATATAGGCATTCTGATGGGAACTTGTGTGTTAAAGTAACAGATGATTTAGTT TGTTTGGTGTATAAAACAGAGCAAGCTCAAGATGTAAAGAAGATTGAGAAATTCCACAGTCAACTAATGCGACTTATGGTAGCCAAGGAATCCCGCAATGTTACCATGGAAACTGAGTGA